DNA from Serinus canaria isolate serCan28SL12 chromosome 13, serCan2020, whole genome shotgun sequence:
gtctttttttttcctgttcccctGAGGACGGGAAACCTTCTAAGGACAGCTCATAATACACCCAATCCTGCTATCTGCCTGGAAGGTGCTCAGTGCTCACTGGGACTTACAGGAATTAGGGTCTGTGCAGATTCCAGCCCAGCTTTCAGCCTTGACAAATTGATCCCCTACCTTTAGCACCAAAAATACcacagcattttgaaaatgaaatcgCTGTTATATTTGAGTGGGTGTGTTATTTCGAGACAGCACTAATGTGATTATAAAATCAGTTGTGTCAGCTTATTGGCTCAGCTACAGACACTGATCTGCTCGAGCGTCTGTTCCTCTACCCGGCTGCTCGCCTTAGGGTGCTTTGTCCCCCCTCAGCTCCCCGTGGAAATAGAGACCATTTGGTTCCCATTGCTGCACTGAGGAGAAAGAAACTCCTTCTTCTGGCAGTTGCCCACCTCATCTCTATGAAACTTGGCATTTCCAGAGCACCTCTTGTGCCAAACATGAACACATCCCCCAGCCCGTTAAAGGCTACAGCccatatatgtgtgtgtgtatacatatatatatgtgtgtgtatgcatgGGCTGGGCACGCTGCTTCCAAGTGacagcagccaaaggaaaaGGGCAAGTAGCAGCAGGGTCCAAACCTCCCAGCTTCACTTTTCAGACCTTTCACTTGAGCTCCCTCTAAACATTTCCTCTCACCTATTACCGAATCCTGGGAGcaagtgtttgtttttcctgctgctctgtgggtgTCTGACAGACTCCGTGCCTTGTGCTGCCAGGCATGGTTTAATGCTGTCAAAGGCAGGTGACTCACTGGTATCAGAAGTGTCAGTCCTGGCAGGTTTGACTCAGCCCTTCATCTTTTGGCaacaaattgaaataaaatagagTTTCCATTGTATGAGGCAGCTTTTCAGGCACAGCCATACCAGTGTAGCTTTATATGCTTTATGTGTAGAGCATCTGTAAAGATTATATAGTCTGCATGCTCCACTGGCTTCCTGGTTTTCCACATTTCTATACACTTCattcttctgcctctctgcagcacGAAGAAAGTTGAGGTTTTCATTGTAACCACATTCTTCCCAAGGCCAAGTAAATGCCATGTTCCCTTTACTGAAGACAGTGACTCTGAAATCCTGCAATTAAAAACCTGACAAAGAACAGCTTTGCTGCTCATATACCAAAAATATTCCCATTACtagtgaaaggaaaaggcatCTGAGTATGATATTACCTACCCATCTTTACCTCAAAGTATGCAATGCCCTCAGGCCAAGTTCCAAATTTTCCATAAGTAAACTGCatccagctgtgtgtgctgcagagtATATAAACATGAGGTCTGAATCCCACACGAGCTGTGTTTGACCACAGCACTGAATTTACAAGCTACAGAAACTTGACAGGCACTTTATGCACTGGTCAAGTTGTTTGTTATGGAGATGAGTATCTCCTGATTTCAGCAGAGTGAGAACATGTAAGTTCTCATCATTATGTTATTTCTCTCAACACTGTTGCACCTTCCTCACAAACCCAACTCAAAATCAATTAAAAACTTGGTCATCTTTAGcctaaaaacccaaacaatgtATCCCGAACTGTTTAAGTGTTAGGTTGGACAATAAATTGGGCAATTAAAATGGTAGTGGTGGTGGAAACAAGCATGCTCACCCTGTCTTTGCATGTTTAGAAGAGCCTGAGGTCTGCTGTGGATCCTGGGGCAGAGCTTGTGACTggacacaaaaaaccaaaagtgaGGTTCTTCTGCTTTGCTGTTCTGAACACTTAGTTTGCTCTCTACAACTGAGAGAACTTGTACTACTCTTGAAATTTAAGAGGTTTTGTCCTTTTAGTCTCTCTTCATAATCAGAATTATAATTGTTATTTTTTGAAATggataaatattaaatattaattaaaaactgaaactcATTAGCTGCCTGGATTCATGAATCACTCAGATTATGTTTTCAAGTATTTTCTGATCTAAATCTTGTGTCCAGCTAAACAAGAGGTTAATGCTCTTTCTTtaaacagacacacaaaaacTCTTTGGTGCCAAATCTCAGCTATGGCTTACACCAAATATTCACCCAGTGGCTGCCTTCCTGCTTTCTCCCCGGGGGTTTCAGTCAGGAGCACAGCTTTCTGTTTGTGACAACTGGTTGGATCTGTGGGATGGAAGCAAAGGAACCGAGTCCTGACATTAAATATGGTGCACACACAGGGATTTGGTGTGGTCAGTGCAGAGATAACCGAGCCAGCCTGCACAAATCCCTTAGGCTGGGAACAACCtttaagatcaagtccaaccacaAACCTGTTCATTGTTTTAGTTTAAATAAACATTGTAAGAAGAGGTCCTTAAAACACATTTAAGCACATTAAAACCATTTTCTCCATGCACGTGTCAGACTCAAACCCACTCTGCCTAAGCCTGTGGTGCCAACAGAAAGATCCACAGACCTTCCAGGGGCTCTCAGCCAACTGAGACATCTCTGTCCCTCTGAACTCGCTGCTCAAGCTGCCTTAAAGTCAGTAGAGAAAACCAGGTACTCCAAGGGCACAATCAATTTTATCCCAACTTCATTGCCTCCCTTGTGACTGTCATGGAGTCTAGACAGGAATTTCAGGTGGAGACACTGAAAGGTACAAGAGAGGAAACCCACACCACTGGGTATCCAGGAGGATGCACACagcccttctctccctgcttgcagagctgtgggctgaGGGAGGCACCAGCAAGTGAATTAACAGCTACCAAAACAGGCACAAGCAGGAATTCACTGTGCATCCCTTTAGAACACATTCCTGGATGTCACTGtggtgcctgggctgtgctATCTCAGACTTGGCCCTTGGTCATGGCAATCACACCAAGGCTgtgctgagaagcctcagagcCCCAGGCTTGTGcttctgccagcctgggcaggcgGGTCTGATCCCCAGGCGTGTTGCTGAATGCACCTACAATCCTCCCCCCCTGAAAAACCAATCTGGCAGCAGCAACCTCCAAACCTCAACCTCACTCCAAACCTCAGCACTGGGAAATGGTGGGAAGGGAAACTTCAGTATGATTGTCATGGTAAatgaagagaacagaaaaaaaaaatcaagatgcAATTTGGCAGTTTTCCATGTcagttttcccatttccctcccTCATGCACTTTCTACAGGAGCAATCTGTCCTTTCCCTAAACgctgagcaatcccagcacTAAACTAATCAATATTAATAGCGATGGGTttgggaggggggaggaggggagaggagaggagggattACCCTGACCTTTTTCAACTCACACTGCCTCAGACGGCCACCAAGCAGCTGAAGAGAGAGCAGCCAGACGGTAATGCCATGTGGTTTTagtagcttttctttttttttttttatatttttttccttgtgaataTTTACTCTGTTGTCTCAGTGCAGATAGCaatgaaatctgattttctgcaggaaggaaaaaatataattatatcaGCCATCTCCGGGCCAAGCCTTGCCTTGATGGGAAACTCCACTGAAATAAGGGGAAAAACACCCAGGCTGGATTTTTAACTTGaatttcttaataaaaagaGGAATTGGATTAGGGAAGTTTTGACAGGTGAAATGCTGGTGTGCTTTGTGGAATTCTCTTTATTATAATAGGGTATAATCAAAGCCATTGAGCTGTGACTGGGATATGGAGCAAGAGCAAACAAAGGGCTGGGGGAACCGGTCCTCTATTGTTATGTTCAAGTgtccacagcagctcaggggatGGATGTACTCAGTACAGGGGGCTCAGAATGAAAGACAAATCctattaattaaaagaaaatcataaCTGAAGCTCTTTGTTCCTGttggatttggggtttattgTAGATTTTTCCAGTTAGCAGCATTTCTTAAAATACAGGTTTCTGTCAGGGAGCACTGTGGATTACTGGCAATTAATAATTGTCTCTTTTATTACCGATTATTCTTGTTGCCATGTGCAAAATATGATTTTTAGAAATTGCATCTGAGAAATCTACAGAAAATTCTATTTAtgtgtttcttcttttgctCTGAAAGAGCCAAGCCTCAGGGAAAGGTCCCAGATTGAGTGTTAAGTTTGTGGAGGTTTttgaataaacatttttatggtattttaatattttttttcttgaggagAAAATGCTTTGCAGATGGCTGGTATCACAGCACCAGCTAATGAAGCCATGggtgtgttttccctttctttgtcAGGATCCATCATGTCCGACAAACCAGATTTTGCAGAAATTGAAACGTTTGACAAGACCAAGCTGAAGAAGACAGaaaccagagagaaaaaccCACTGCCCACTAAAGAAAGTAAGTGCTTATGAGGGTATTTGAAGTACGAGTAGCAAGGACATAATCCATATTGCAGTTCATATGCAAAATGAATACTAATCACAGGATTACAGGCTCAAACTCATCCCTGACTTTAAGTGGGGATAATACTAAGACTCTATGCTGGGCTTCCAAGGATATCAGTAATTATAACCAGCAGTGCATTTTGTCTGAAAAACCCTTTCTGATGGGATTGCTCTTCCTTCTGCTAAAAGCAAGACCAGTGTTCCCAGTGGGTGCTGGTAACAGGATCAGTCTGTTTGTAATTACCTtgttcccagccctcctggaggCACACGGGACCCCttgcccatccctggcaggcCAGGCAGCatccccagaggctgctgggctctggatTTAGTGTTATCAGGCAgatgagctgctgcctcccactgGTACCTGCTgtcagccctgggcaggagacCTGCAGGCACCTTCTGTGGGAATAAGGCAGCAGGCAAACCCATCATCATCCTGATCTAACAGGCAATCTCCCTCAGAAAAGCACCCCTGAGCTGTTCTCATGCAGGGTCTTCTCCCATTCATGCTGTGCACAGGCAGCCAGATAAGGCTGGGATTCATGTTCAGCTTCAGATATGAAAAGAGCATTTGGAGCAGGTTTTGTGAGCAGTTTCCTTCAGAAGAGAATTGCTAATCACTGTGGATGTGTGTGCTGATAGCCAGGCACACACACAGTCTCAACATTAGATacctgttttttccccattttattATCCTTGCCAATGCTAAAGCTGTAAGTACAAGAGAAACTTTGCACACCATGGCCTGCTCCCTTCTAGCTAGGCAGATGTGGAAGGAGTTGTCATTTTCAGGGTGATCACAACAACCAATTATGGATTTAATTGTCTGGCTTTGAGTATGACCCTAGAAATTGGAATCCTGCAGAACCATTAtcattgaatcacagaatggtttgggttaaaaggactttaaagatcatcttgttaCAACCCCATaccatgggcaaggacacctcccactagatcaggttactccaagccctCCAACCTGGCCTAGAACAGGGAtgttccagggatggggcagccacagcttctctgggaaacctgtgccagggcctcaccaccctcacagggaagaacttCTTTCTCACATCtaatctaaccctgccctctggcagtgtgaagccattccctgcttttctgtcactccaggcccttgtccaaagtccccCTCCAGCTCTTTTGCAGTTCCTTTAAGTGCTAGAAGGGATTCTAAAGTCCCCCAgagccttcttttcttcaggctgtAGACCCCCAAAACTCCCTCAGTCTGTCTCTATAGGAAGGCAAAGTTTATTGCTCATCAACAGTAAAGTTTACTGATGgtgtttttgtttcctgtttttctgcCAGCTATCgaacaggaaaagcaaagtgaaAGTACAGCCTGAGCACAAAATTGAAGATGTGACTGCTGCTTCTTCAGTGGGGTTTTGGCTTCTGAGTTGGGCTGTTGTTTTATTTGGTCCCTCCCACCCCATATTGGTTTCCCATTTATTTTAGGAAACATTTGTTCATTTAATGTTCCCTGGAGaagtttgttttgtgttttttgaaGAAGATACTATGTATTTGTATTCTTGAAATTTTAATTCCAAGTTCTGTATCAACCCCATtacttggcaaaaaaaaaaaaaagagcaatttgCATAGAAATTGTTTTCCTAAACCTCACAATAAACAGGTTTCTTCTGACCAACTGTCTTTGAGCCTTTTAGAAATCAAGTTTGCACTGCAACACTTACTAACATCCTTCCCcctttatttgcatttcctcagcagctcagggctttgGGCAGGTTGGGAAGGGTCACCCCAGGCACTCACAGAGCCCttggctggagcacagcccctctccatcccctgtATCCTGCAGAATCCCAGAGCCCCAGATGGCACCAACCCACAGGAAGCCCTGAGTGCcctcacagcagcctggagacTTCACCCCCATCCCTTGTGTCACTCAAGGTGTTTCAtgggagccctgagggacaAACTATGGGTGCCAGGAGTTTTGAAacccccaggctggcagcaggcatgAGGGGAAGCCGCTGGCCTGCTTCAGTCTTTCCCAGCAGTAGATTAGAGGTTCCAGAGACAAGTACCCACTTACAAATTCCATGCCAAATTGGTTGGGCTGAGAACATTCTCAAATTAACATTCCAGATGAAGAAAAAGGCTGCAGCATCCTCTCCACAGCTTTTTTATCTCTCTAACTTGCAAAGACCCAGTCAGCCTTGTGATGactgcagcacaaacacagccttTGGCCCATCTCACACCAAGCAATACAAGAATGAGGGAAGGTGGAAggtagaaagaaaattaagtatttcattaatttttaggGATGAGAGAAAGATCTTAACAGCACAAGGGTATGAGACACAAATCTTCAAAGCAATAAAGGACTCCCTCCCTCTTCATTACTGGTGGAGCAATAACATCCTCACTGGTCTGCAGAGGACTAGGCAAAAATAGACTCTGGTACCAGCT
Protein-coding regions in this window:
- the LOC103817276 gene encoding thymosin beta-12-like, producing the protein MSDKPDFAEIETFDKTKLKKTETREKNPLPTKETIEQEKQSESTA